In the Acidaminococcales bacterium genome, one interval contains:
- a CDS encoding amino acid ABC transporter substrate-binding protein yields MRKNLLMLTAAVALLAALCAGCGSSPAAPAGKPPEIPPKIIIGLDDNFPPMGFRDKDGKLTGFDIEMAQEAAKRLKTAVEFKPIDWNSKEAELTSKRVDMLWNGLTITEKRKENILFSKPYMENRQIIVVKDKSPIKDKAGLKGKTIGTQDGSTSVDAVEKEPAVLKSFKEFKKYGDFIAALMDLDLGRLDAVVIDEIVGRYYTAMKPGQYRVLADNFGTEEYGVGLRKSEGALLAALQKVLDEMKKDGTSAKISTKWFGSDILK; encoded by the coding sequence ATGAGGAAAAATCTTTTAATGCTAACGGCTGCCGTGGCGCTGCTGGCCGCTTTATGCGCCGGCTGCGGTTCTTCGCCGGCGGCGCCGGCCGGTAAGCCGCCCGAAATTCCGCCTAAAATCATCATAGGGCTTGACGACAATTTCCCGCCGATGGGTTTTCGCGACAAAGATGGCAAACTTACGGGCTTTGACATTGAAATGGCGCAGGAAGCCGCCAAACGCCTAAAAACGGCGGTTGAATTCAAGCCTATTGACTGGAACAGCAAAGAAGCCGAACTGACCAGCAAGCGCGTGGACATGCTGTGGAACGGATTGACCATAACAGAAAAACGCAAAGAAAACATCCTGTTTTCCAAACCTTATATGGAAAACAGGCAAATAATCGTTGTCAAAGACAAATCGCCCATCAAAGACAAAGCCGGCCTGAAAGGTAAAACCATCGGCACCCAGGACGGCAGCACCAGCGTTGACGCCGTCGAGAAAGAACCCGCCGTGCTGAAATCTTTTAAAGAGTTCAAAAAATACGGCGATTTTATTGCGGCCTTGATGGATCTTGACCTTGGGCGCCTGGACGCCGTTGTCATTGACGAAATTGTCGGGCGCTATTACACCGCTATGAAGCCCGGGCAGTACCGGGTTTTAGCCGACAATTTCGGTACGGAAGAATACGGCGTGGGATTGCGCAAAAGCGAGGGGGCGTTGCTCGCGGCGCTGCAAAAAGTGTTGGATGAAATGAAAAAGGACGGCACGTCCGCGAAAATCTCCACAAAATGGTTTGGCTCGGACATCTTGAAATGA
- a CDS encoding HD domain-containing protein, producing MGGGIYLQREKIYAVLLKHVHSEQLLRHGAAVEIALRAYAEKFGADPDYWGAVGLLHDIDFEKYPNEHLKHSREILLSEGFAEQFVIDVISHDREWEKERSLLQKALLACDEMTGFVLACALVRPDKSLDALEVKSVVKKMKDKAFARAVSRELLAESAADLGVDLKEHIDFVRAALAAKVKDEPYAGLKFLG from the coding sequence ATGGGCGGGGGGATTTATTTGCAAAGGGAAAAAATATACGCTGTCCTTTTAAAACACGTACATTCCGAACAGCTTTTAAGGCATGGGGCGGCGGTGGAAATAGCTTTGCGCGCCTATGCTGAAAAATTCGGCGCCGATCCTGATTATTGGGGAGCGGTGGGTCTTTTGCACGATATTGATTTTGAAAAATATCCGAACGAACACCTCAAACATTCGCGTGAAATACTTCTGTCGGAGGGTTTTGCCGAACAATTTGTCATTGACGTCATATCGCATGATCGGGAATGGGAAAAAGAAAGATCACTTTTGCAAAAGGCGCTTTTAGCTTGCGATGAGATGACCGGTTTTGTGCTGGCCTGCGCTTTGGTTCGCCCCGACAAAAGCCTCGACGCGCTGGAAGTCAAGTCGGTTGTGAAAAAAATGAAGGACAAAGCCTTCGCCAGGGCGGTGAGCCGGGAACTTTTGGCGGAAAGCGCCGCCGATCTGGGCGTTGATTTGAAGGAGCATATAGATTTCGTGCGCGCGGCTTTGGCCGCGAAAGTAAAAGACGAGCCTTACGCCGGGCTGAAATTTCTCGGGTAG
- a CDS encoding very short patch repair endonuclease: MGKSPPPADSKRHYIMSRIKSKNTSIELSLRKALWRSGIKYRKNYAKLPGTPDIAITKYQIAIFCDGDFWHGKDWKTKKPRIKSNREYWFKKIERNITRDNETNRLLRGMGWTVVRFWGTEICGNPGNCIDNIKEAIFQNQVDAGDVWFGSDEP, from the coding sequence ATGGGAAAATCACCGCCGCCCGCCGATAGCAAGCGCCATTATATTATGAGCCGGATAAAAAGCAAAAATACCTCCATTGAGCTCTCTTTGCGCAAAGCTCTCTGGCGCTCCGGCATAAAATACAGAAAAAACTATGCGAAACTTCCCGGGACGCCGGACATAGCCATCACAAAATATCAAATAGCGATATTTTGTGATGGTGATTTTTGGCATGGTAAAGATTGGAAAACTAAAAAGCCAAGAATCAAAAGCAACCGGGAATATTGGTTCAAAAAAATTGAGCGCAATATAACCCGCGACAATGAAACTAATAGGTTGCTGCGCGGCATGGGTTGGACGGTCGTAAGGTTTTGGGGCACTGAAATATGCGGCAATCCGGGCAATTGCATCGACAATATAAAAGAAGCCATATTCCAAAACCAAGTGGATGCCGGCGATGTCTGGTTTGGCTCCGACGAGCCATGA
- the miaB gene encoding tRNA (N6-isopentenyl adenosine(37)-C2)-methylthiotransferase MiaB — MPGFHVINYGCQMNQSDSEHYAGQLESLGYEETADYKKAAVVILNTCCVREGAEQKIRGKIGEFKFFKKEHPDAVLAIAGCMAQKGGEALLSEFKQIDLVLGTFYISSFTGILQEFLQTRRRQAFVDEKADREDFSGGILRKSAFSAWIPVTHGCNNYCSYCIVPYVRGRERSRPFQAVMDEVASVAGRYKEIVLLGQNVNSYASGGTNFAGLLSAVDQTPGVERIRFMTSHPRDMGEDVIKAVAAGERICEHFHLPVQAGGDRVLKAMNRGYSRDGYLRLIESVRRHVPAASVTTDIIVGFPGETEEDFADTLSLVESARYDAAYTFIYSPRSGTPAAGMDGQVPEPVKKARLKALMELQNKISLDINGKLAGSVQTVMVEGASATNESNLSGRTRANKIVIFPRDGRSIAAGETVPVKITSGQTWLLKGTIAKR; from the coding sequence TTGCCTGGGTTTCACGTCATAAATTACGGCTGCCAAATGAACCAAAGCGATTCGGAGCATTACGCCGGGCAGCTTGAAAGCCTCGGTTACGAGGAGACGGCCGACTATAAGAAGGCCGCCGTTGTCATTTTAAATACCTGTTGCGTCCGTGAGGGCGCGGAACAGAAGATCCGCGGCAAAATCGGCGAGTTCAAATTTTTCAAAAAAGAGCATCCGGACGCAGTGCTCGCCATCGCCGGCTGTATGGCGCAAAAAGGAGGGGAAGCGCTCCTTTCCGAATTCAAACAGATCGACCTGGTTTTGGGCACTTTTTATATAAGCAGTTTTACCGGCATACTGCAGGAATTTCTGCAAACGCGCCGGCGACAGGCTTTTGTCGATGAGAAAGCGGACAGGGAAGATTTTTCCGGCGGCATATTGCGCAAAAGCGCCTTTTCCGCCTGGATACCCGTGACGCATGGCTGCAACAATTACTGCTCTTATTGCATAGTCCCCTATGTCCGCGGCCGCGAACGCTCCCGGCCGTTTCAGGCGGTCATGGACGAGGTGGCGTCCGTCGCCGGACGGTACAAAGAGATCGTGCTTTTAGGCCAGAACGTCAATTCTTACGCCAGCGGCGGCACAAACTTTGCCGGTCTGCTCAGCGCGGTTGACCAAACGCCCGGCGTGGAACGGATACGTTTTATGACAAGCCATCCGCGCGATATGGGCGAAGATGTCATAAAGGCGGTGGCTGCCGGAGAGCGCATCTGTGAGCATTTCCATTTGCCGGTACAGGCGGGCGGCGATCGTGTCCTGAAAGCCATGAACAGGGGCTACAGCCGGGACGGTTATTTGCGCCTTATCGAGTCGGTGCGCCGCCATGTCCCCGCCGCGAGCGTTACCACCGATATTATTGTGGGATTTCCCGGCGAGACGGAAGAAGATTTCGCCGATACTTTATCTTTGGTGGAAAGCGCGCGTTATGACGCGGCCTATACCTTTATCTATTCGCCGCGTTCCGGAACGCCGGCCGCCGGCATGGACGGACAGGTGCCGGAACCGGTCAAAAAAGCCCGCCTGAAAGCCCTCATGGAGTTGCAAAACAAGATAAGCCTTGACATTAACGGCAAATTGGCAGGAAGCGTGCAAACGGTAATGGTGGAAGGCGCAAGCGCGACAAACGAAAGCAATCTGTCGGGGCGCACGCGCGCCAACAAGATAGTCATATTTCCCCGGGACGGCCGTTCTATCGCGGCTGGCGAAACAGTGCCGGTAAAAATAACTTCCGGTCAGACCTGGCTGCTGAAAGGGACGATCGCCAAGCGATGA
- the mutS gene encoding DNA mismatch repair protein MutS yields MDNQNYTPMIIQYQEIKSRHPGEILFFRLGDFYEMFFDDAHLASRELDITLTSRDGGADERIPMCGVPYHSADGYIAKLIKKGYKIAICEQVEDPRDAKGLVKREVIKIITPGTAMNDQLLDEKTNQYLALLYEEAGCLAFAAADVSTGECLWAACRGVARREKALDLIFQIAPAEMVTVGKVENWSDLESFCRQKLPGCSFSLYCPEDLDGAEALTFKHFPGHKLPAEAKTAVGCLLSYLYTLLKSDLSHIGNLSELNYETAMLLDAAAARNLELLRNLRDGSRKGTLLDIIDFTQTAMGGRQLKRWIEAPLLNPAAIIARQQVIAELLGEFHLRELLKTQLAMISDMERILSRIEVGNANARDLAALSASLAALPDIRLALKNAQGGKLHELGDSLELHSSLRTLLFNALVDDPPFSVREGGMIREGYDLELDALRRTSRDSREWMNDFEAKQRALTGIKNLKVGYNKVFGYYIEITRSNLGAVPDNFVRKQTLANAERYIVPELKEFENRILGAQERIEQLEYYIFNCLREKVREHTAELQNTARALASVDVFLSLATAADKYKYIRPELNSRQEITIKDGRHPVVERLLRQELFVPNDVSLNMGDRRMLIITGPNMAGKSTYMRQIALLTLMAQIGCFIPARQACICPVDRIFTRVGASDDLASGQSTFMLEMTEVAQILNRATERSLIILDEVGRGTSTYDGMSIAQAVIEYINSKIGAKTLFATHYHELMQLESQLDGLRNCSVAVKEKGGEVVFLRRIVPGGADKSYGIHVAQLAGLPKSLLARAQRLLNEYSGETPTGETQKKETSPRQETLFAGALNRELLELDVAAMTPIEAMNKLYDLQKEAKKEAGIP; encoded by the coding sequence ATGGACAATCAAAACTATACTCCCATGATAATTCAATACCAGGAAATTAAAAGCCGACATCCGGGCGAAATACTTTTTTTCCGTTTAGGCGATTTTTATGAGATGTTTTTTGACGACGCCCATCTGGCGTCGCGCGAGCTTGACATTACGCTCACTTCGCGCGACGGCGGCGCCGATGAGCGCATCCCCATGTGCGGCGTGCCGTATCATTCCGCCGACGGCTATATCGCCAAGCTTATCAAAAAAGGTTACAAGATAGCTATCTGCGAACAGGTGGAAGACCCCAGAGACGCCAAAGGACTGGTAAAACGCGAGGTAATAAAAATAATTACGCCGGGCACGGCGATGAACGACCAACTGCTGGATGAGAAAACCAATCAATATCTTGCCTTGCTCTATGAAGAAGCCGGCTGTTTAGCTTTTGCCGCTGCGGACGTATCCACCGGCGAATGTCTGTGGGCGGCCTGCCGGGGCGTCGCCCGCAGGGAAAAGGCACTGGATCTTATTTTTCAAATAGCGCCGGCGGAAATGGTAACTGTGGGAAAGGTCGAGAACTGGTCGGATTTGGAAAGTTTTTGCCGGCAAAAACTGCCGGGGTGCTCATTCAGCCTTTATTGCCCGGAGGATTTGGATGGCGCGGAGGCGTTGACTTTCAAGCACTTCCCCGGGCACAAATTGCCCGCAGAGGCAAAGACGGCCGTCGGCTGTCTGCTGTCTTATCTTTATACGCTTTTAAAGTCCGATTTGTCGCATATTGGCAATTTGAGCGAATTAAATTATGAAACGGCCATGCTGCTTGACGCCGCCGCCGCGCGCAATCTCGAGCTTCTGCGAAACTTGCGCGACGGCTCGCGCAAGGGCACTCTGCTGGATATTATTGATTTTACGCAGACCGCCATGGGCGGGCGCCAGCTTAAACGCTGGATAGAGGCGCCGCTTCTGAATCCGGCCGCGATAATAGCACGCCAGCAAGTGATTGCCGAACTGCTGGGGGAATTTCATTTGCGGGAACTGCTGAAAACGCAATTGGCTATGATCAGCGACATGGAACGCATACTTTCGCGGATAGAGGTCGGCAACGCCAACGCCCGCGACTTGGCGGCGCTGTCCGCCTCATTGGCGGCGCTGCCCGATATAAGGCTCGCCCTTAAAAATGCGCAAGGCGGCAAATTGCATGAGCTTGGCGATTCTTTGGAACTGCACTCTTCCTTGCGCACTCTCTTATTCAACGCCTTGGTTGACGATCCGCCTTTTTCCGTGCGCGAAGGCGGCATGATCCGGGAGGGGTATGACCTGGAATTGGATGCCCTGCGGCGCACCTCCCGCGACAGCCGGGAATGGATGAACGATTTTGAGGCGAAGCAGCGCGCCCTTACCGGCATTAAAAATCTTAAAGTAGGCTATAACAAGGTATTCGGGTATTATATTGAAATTACCCGCTCAAACCTCGGCGCCGTACCTGACAATTTCGTCCGCAAACAGACGCTGGCCAATGCGGAAAGATATATCGTGCCTGAACTTAAAGAGTTTGAAAACAGAATCCTCGGCGCGCAGGAACGTATCGAGCAGTTGGAATACTATATTTTCAACTGTCTGCGCGAAAAAGTGCGGGAACACACGGCGGAGCTGCAAAATACCGCCAGGGCTCTGGCGTCCGTAGACGTTTTTCTGTCGCTGGCCACCGCTGCGGACAAATATAAATATATACGCCCGGAATTAAACAGCCGCCAGGAAATAACAATCAAGGACGGACGGCATCCGGTGGTAGAGCGGCTGTTGCGGCAAGAACTGTTTGTGCCAAACGACGTGTCCCTCAACATGGGCGATCGCCGCATGTTGATAATAACCGGTCCCAACATGGCCGGCAAGTCAACTTATATGCGCCAGATCGCCTTGCTTACGCTGATGGCGCAGATCGGATGTTTCATCCCGGCCAGGCAGGCTTGCATTTGTCCGGTCGACCGCATATTTACCCGCGTAGGCGCCAGCGACGACCTGGCCAGCGGGCAAAGCACCTTCATGCTGGAAATGACCGAAGTCGCGCAGATTTTAAACCGCGCGACCGAACGCAGCCTGATCATCCTTGACGAAGTGGGGCGCGGTACCAGCACTTATGACGGCATGAGCATAGCGCAGGCGGTCATTGAATATATAAACTCCAAAATAGGCGCCAAAACGCTTTTCGCCACCCATTACCACGAACTCATGCAGCTGGAGAGCCAGCTTGACGGATTGCGCAATTGTTCGGTCGCGGTCAAAGAAAAGGGGGGCGAGGTAGTTTTTCTGCGGCGCATCGTGCCCGGAGGGGCGGACAAAAGTTACGGCATACACGTGGCGCAATTGGCCGGCCTGCCTAAAAGTCTTTTGGCAAGAGCGCAGCGCCTGCTCAATGAATATTCGGGCGAGACGCCCACCGGCGAAACGCAAAAGAAGGAAACTTCCCCCCGGCAGGAAACGCTCTTCGCCGGCGCGCTCAACAGGGAACTCCTGGAACTCGACGTAGCCGCCATGACGCCGATTGAAGCTATGAACAAACTGTATGACCTGCAAAAGGAAGCGAAAAAGGAAGCGGGTATTCCCTGA